Sequence from the Amphiprion ocellaris isolate individual 3 ecotype Okinawa chromosome 1, ASM2253959v1, whole genome shotgun sequence genome:
ACCTCATCTCTCCTTCCTACCAGCTGCAATCAGGCTTTTCAAtgtacattaatattttaatttaatcatgtatatgttttgcatttgtgtttaattttttaattaaaaaaatggatATACTACGCATATGGTCACACTTTAGAGATTATTAGTGTTAGGATTCTGTCAGGTTTGTGGGTTGTGTGCGTCTGAACATGCTACTGCAACAATGTAATTTCCTGTAaaagatcaataaagtattattCTATTCTTGTTTCACCTGGAGCTCCTGGGATTCGTGTGAGCTTGGCCAGATTCTCAGCCTTTCGGACCATCACCTTGATGCGCTGGGCCAACGTCTGGTACTGCAGCAGGATGAACAGCTGTCCCAACGCCCGCGGCACACACACCGAGCTCTTCCTGCGACCCAGCGTCTCCTGAGAACTCACACTCTAGTGGTGGAGAACAAAGACACAAGGGATAAAGAAGGTTTGCATTTAGCAAGAGAGCGAAATGACTTTTTCACTCAGCAGATGCTCACTTCATTCTTTGGGGGCTGGGAATGAAATATAACtagtgaaagagaaaagaacTGATTCAAGAAGGGAGGCACTGAATGAGTTGACTGATACTCAGATCTGTGGTCAGAATCAGTGTTTCAGTTCCCCATCAAAGGGTATCGCTGTGAATCACTGCCTGTCATCGTAAGAGTTAAACCTGAATCACTTTTTCTCCCCCTCAACAGAGTAACCGCGAGGCATCTCTGACCCGAGGAGCTCAGCAGGGCTATATCTGTATCACATCTTCAGCCACTTGAAGCTAATCGGGGTTATTGGCTGTCTTCACGTGTAGCTGTCAGGTTTACGCATTTTATTTGACCTCCCATCCTACAATAATGGAGACATTCATGTTCTAAGTCACTctggataaaaataaaagctcatGTGTGAGTCTGATGGTAATTTCCATCTGCTTTCATGTCACCCCTCATTAGCTTGTATTGTTTGGGGTCTGGTGAGTCACATTCTGCTGTCAGCTGGCTGAGCGTCCGCCCACCAGCGACTGGCTGAGGCCGGGGAGAACAGTGTGAAGACGATTTTATCCAGCAAGTGATTTCCGGTTCACTGCCTCTGTCTGTCACTAACACTTCACCTCAGAGAGCATCACTTAAACCGCCTTTTAGAAGGAGAGACATTACTCTGCAGACAAAGAAACCTTTAAGCTACAATCTCAGACTTGTTCAACAGGCGAAGTCAAGTTTTTCTGATGTAATGGTCATTTCACACTCTGTTAACCATCAGTCTTGTGAAGTCTGTtcctgaaaaaaactgaatgtttcAAAGCAGGCAATTACAACGGGGCTATTACAACTACAGAATACAGAAGATACAGAATTACATGTTACACATAAATGACGTAAAAAGTTTTCTACTCCTGGCACAACCAAAGATTCATTGTGGCTTCAcctgtgtctctttttctttaaacttgCAACTTTAACTTCGGGACTATCAGGTTTGAGGTCAGTTCCTACAATCTGACTGTGCAACTATGTACTTATCAAAATTCCCCTTTATTTCAAAGAATACTTgcattaaaaatgcacaatatagtttaaattaaaatgtgatgGCATAATGTTCTAGTGCTTGCGTGTGCAAATAGGCCGCTTGAGtctgttattattttgtaaCTCTGTGGACTCTAGATATCTTGAGTTACATAACCGACTCAAACAGACTGATTCTGTGACTCATTCGGTGATCTACAAAGCATTTAAGCCTTAAGTGACGATGGAGCGAGAAATTCAAGATTGGCACACTTCTTCCAGACTCCAAACTTCTTTATTCATGCAGGAATGACTAACTGAACCTTCACACTCTGACAGCAACAACTCCATATTCACGATTATTTATACTAGACAAAGCCTGTACACACAgaaatcaaccaaccaacctcACCTCCAAGGTTGTTACAGGATACTTAACCTAAGATATCTGCATGTCAGCCAACAATAAACAAGGGATTGTAGGACTGAAATAGTAAATGATTAATCCAGCTGTATAGAACGATTGAGTTACTTTTATAAACATTCTTCCCTCTGCTGTAGGACTGCAGTGTAGAATTACAGCCAGTAATGCTGAGTATGAAACTCCAAGTCTGAGGTCTTGTGTGACTTTGCCAGTCgaacaaagacaaacagttCTGGTTTTAATAAACCATGGGAGCATATTTTCACCACAGTAGCTGAGACGTGTCACACTGACACTGACGCCCTGCATGAAACTGTGTGGAACTGAAGTAAATGAGAGTCCAAATATAAAAGGTGAACATCTACTGCAGCCAGCTAAAGAGACCCAGAAAATTATCTCAATTATTCTAAATGGAAAGCAAAACATGTGAACAGCTGACAAGGGAATTCCATTAGGATCAGCATGATGCTGCTTTTAAAGCTTGCTGCTGCAATAGAGCATAGAATTGTaacaaaaaatgttgataatATCTTGGATTTTCTGTGTATGCATCATTTATTTCTAGTTCTGTtggcatttttacagtatataatatttttcatattctcATTCCTACACTCACTAACTGTCCATAGAAAACTGGAGTTAGTGGCCTTTTGCCAGGGAGGATACAtatctgtgatttaaaaaatatatatatacatcagCCTGATCACTcaatttttgctaaaatttCTGCCGCGTCATGCCTCCCATCCCCATGAAATGTCAGAATGAGTATTGTAATGCAGATTAATAATCATCAATACTCCAGCTGGTCCCATTGCACTGATTAAAAAACCTGCTGTTTTACAATAAATCCAGAATGTGACAACATTTAAAGCTGGAGTCACGAGCGCACAGCCTCTGTACACACACCCACTCTTTAAAGAATTATTCAGATAGCTGAGCAGCTCAGCTCTTTCTCAGCAACCTCCGGCTGCGCAtcctcacacattcacaccatGCAGCTGTTGTCACTGAGAGAGAGAATGATGTAAAGGAAAACATGGACATGAGGAGGAACAAAAATGAGTACACCTCACTCAGATTTTCACCTAACTGTAAACTTAACTGTAAAATGAGTGATGTGATATTGACTCCGCCAACGAAGAACACAAAATGTCTCAGAGTGATTGACTGAGCAATGTCCACTGGAACATCAGGCCCACCTCCCTTCAAAAGTCTGTGTTTAATGCCTTCTGGCAGAGTTTCAGCAGTGCTGCAGAGGGCACGGCGTGGGCACGCTGCCAATTTGTTGCACTCTGCTTGTTTGCTCAGCAGTCGCCAACAACAAAGTCACCGTGACTGACAACAGTGGAAAACTGGCTAATGGGAGAGCTGATTAGACGCTACATTCCTCCATGGTTAAGTGTCAGCATGGTGCATGCGTAGGTTCCCTATCCCTTAAATCAACTGCAACTGAAAGCTTTGcttgtaaagattttttttaaagaaatacagtaCATTTAGGGGCAGTGTAAAAATACGGTAGAGTTACAATCCCAGTCAGTCACTgacgaaaacacacaaatgtacacCTATGTATACATATGCAGACACGGAAAACCCATGTCCACCCTGCATTAAACTGCACTTGAGGTCCTTGGGAGGACACCTGATAAACTCAAAACATGTGCACTACAGCTGTTGTAGCACAGTCACTACTTTAGAAATTATGGACTGCATGCGAGTGTCTGCAGATGGGTAGGCACCGAGTCTTGCAGACTTGGGTAGCTGACATCATTTATGGCAGTGTGGATGCTAGCAGAGAATTGCTTAGTTGGAGCTGTAGAAAGTGTAACACTGGCATTATATTTTCTTAGTCTGCAAGAGTTTGTTAAGGTGTGCAGATGTAAATTTCTAGTCTAAACGGATCAATATGCAGAAGTCCACATGCAGCCCAACATTTGTGAATGCTATGCTTGGTAGCAGTGTGAATGTGCCGAATATGTAAACACAATCTACAGCAGATGTAAGGAACAGAGTCCTCTAAGTGAACTAGAAAGTAGTATAAAAGTAGCTATGCGAACATGGTGTCCACAATTGTCTTTGTGCACATCCACATGGGAGTATAGTCAAGGCTTAACATTGGCCTTAACCTACCCTTTGTCCtctttgtgtttgctgcagCATTTAACTCGTAAATACAGTTGAGAGGCAACTACTCATCAGTTAGATTTTTCTGACTTGTTTGGGTTAGTACCATACAAGCCAACAAGGCCTCTGTTTGAGCTTACAACAAACTGAAAGCTGCTCATTAACACTCTTACTAGGCTCTGCAGACACATTTATTAAGTTTTTAGCACGTGTTTAGGCTCAGGTCCTGTCCAGGTATCCAGGTGAGTTGGGCTGTGTGCTAGCATCATTATAGTTTTGGTGAGCCGCTCTGGCTCAGTCGTGACTTTTGGGCATATGGATCTGCCCCAGGAAAGCTGCATTCACAATTATGGACCATGTGTTTTAACATGAATTTGGGCTGGCCTGTTTTAGCACTCACATTAGGACCAGAGCCCCAGgccaaatcatttttttctggccCACAGGATTTGGATCATAATAGGGCCAAACCAATTTGGCTCGTGGGAGGAGTTGAAAGGGAGTTCCTACTTGGTTCAGAGTGAGAGTCAGAGGACCTCTAATTAGCCATCTGCTATGTTTTGGGACATTCCTATTGCACTTTTTGTGAATCCTTACTGTATACACTCCCTTGAAAGCTGAATTCAAATGTTTACACCAAATGAGTTAAAGAATCAGATACCACCAGATACCTTTTTCAGCTTGCTTTTTGTTGGGTTGAGCTGCCTGGTGTAGGTCGCAGTGGTGTCAGGCTCCCAGTCCATCTGCTCACAGGGCAGCTCCAGCACCCCCAGCGCAGCCTCTCTGAGGCCAGAGAAGTCCCTGCTGTAGACAGCCAGTCTCAAAGTGCAGGTCCGCAGCTCTTCCACAGTTCCCACCTGCAGCACAAAGCTCTGGCTGTGGAGCTCTGGACTGAGGCTGCGCCGCCGTGAGGCTATCTGCTGAGGAGAGGGACAGAGTGGAGGAAGGCTGGCTCGAACAAACATCCCACTACGCCTTCGACTGGCCCCCAACAGACCCAGGATGTTGACCACCAGATTGCCACAGGCAGAGGAGAAGAGCAGGGAGAAGTGCAGGACAGGAGCTGACTTGGAGAGGATGGAGACAGAGTTGGAGCCATACTGTGACAGACTGGCCTCCCCTTGCTGGACAGGAGATCTGGCGGCAGCAGCAGTCAAACAGCTGCTCTCACTGTAGACGAAACTTTCTCCACTCACAGTGCTGCGCCGACCCATCGCCCGACGGGATTTAGACACAAAACTCAACTTAGTGATGGACGGCAAAGAGGCCCTGCCATGACTTTGAGGTTTGTTGGGTGAGCAGGGAGCAGCTGGAGTGCTGAGGCGCCGCATTGGGAAAGAAGACCGAGACTGAACCAGCTCAGCAGACCTGGTGGGGCTGCGGTCGAAGGGCAGAGCAGTGAGATCATCCTCAGAGGGAGAAGAGCTGCTTTTAGAGGAAGGAAAGTCCAACACATCCCCATCCAATTCCTCATACTGCTGCTTGACAGGCTGCGTGCACAGAGATGGAGTCAGTGTCACGGCAACTCTCTCAGCAGGATGAGGAGACAAGAAAACTGCTTCCTTGTCATCCGATGAAATGCTCTTCTTTCTACGACAACAAAGGATGCAACCAAGAACCAGACAATAGCAGAACACAGCCAGACCCACAGCCAGCAGGATCTGCAGGTGAACTGGAAAACAAAGGTTAATATTAGGTTAGTGGGATTGCTGAAGAGCATAAAAGGTGAGACAGAGTTCATCTCTGAGTGAGCaggaacagagaaaaactgaaaatagaatattaaaataattaacatcatcacaaacaaacaaatcagccTTTGAGTTTGActtaaaatgaagcaaaatttATGACAAAAGATGTAGCTCTGAACCATTATCCTGTTGTCTCTGCACTCTGTGTCCTTGATGAGATTTAGGAGGAAATGTTCTAATCATAATTGTATAAATGATATTGCtgcagttgttgttttgatccaAGGCAGGAGCAGAGCTCATGGAAAGCACCGGTGACAATGCTTTGCTTtcaaattgtgtgtgtgtgtgtgtgtgtgtgtatgattcCAGCATCTGATTACAAAGTGATGATGGGCGCCTGCTTGATtctcacaaaagaaaaacaataagttgaataaaatgtaattaaaacttACTAGCAGCCTCAAACATTAtgcttttgaatcattttattcatatttcctTCAACTGAACTTCAACACACTGTAATAAACacctttaaaaatgcaaacctTCAACAGAATATCGAAGTAAACAGATTAAAGCTGCTAAAGTGGAACCATGATGCTCATTTAACACCACATATAAGGGTGGTCTGGGATGACTCATGCATCAGACACGCTGTGGATAGTGGCGAAAATAAGGCTGGAAAGCTGTGAGCGTCATCCAGTGACCACTGCAGAGTAAACAACTATCAATGAGAGCGAAAGCCATTCACCataaaaagattcatgtttttttggtattaaatattacatttagatGCACCACATCTTCACTGAGAACAGATTTAGTTCACTTCACACTAAACAGGGGTGCGTCCCTCCCATAAATACATTCTCTCATCACAGCAGACTTATCAGAGTAAAAGCACACTGCATGAGGTGCATCCCCAGCTTCTTAAGATTCATAGAGATGAGATCACTATCATAGTAAGTAGGTGCTAACTGCCAGTGCAGATCCATTTCAAGGCCGGCAGACAACCTGTCcaggagcagcagctcctccattAGGAGATGAAAGTGTAGAGAGGCTACATGCTGCTGGGACATAAAATAAAGGCTGATGGCTCGCTTTAAAATGTGGCACAGTCTGCTCAGCCAGTGGACATTTTTATACACTAAATGATGTAATGATGAAATCTAAGTGGTGCCAATTCatcatttaatgcattttttttttttattcctgaagAAAATATTTGCATCTCACTGCTGTAGTGTGCATGAGCTGCTATTTAGACTTAATCATGCATAAAGTAATAACAAATGACATACAATTACTTTACCCTTTTGAGTAGAATATTCCTTTATATTCTGTCAACGAAACAAAGTTATCTAAAACAATTTGGGACTTCTTCCCAGTGAGCTCCACAGTTCATGCCTCAGTTGTCTCAATGCAAAGACAATCCATTCTTTAAGCTGCCTCCTCCACTTCTCTCCAACTGTTCTTCATGTTTTAAGTCACTTTAAGAGGATCAACCAGCAGTGTTATGTCCTGGTATTGTATGTATATACCTCAGGTTTGCTCTGAGGTAAACTAACAAAATGAGAAGAAGCACATTAGCTCAAAAGCCTGTCCTACCTCCCAGAGTGAACTGCGACATGGTCCCTTCAGTTTGCTGTGTGGAGTCAGTGTGTGAGCTGGTTATTGCAGCTCTCCATCGTCAGAGCGCACAGACCTCCAGCCAATAGCTGCGCTGGCTCACAGAGCTTTTATTTCAGCGCCTCTGACTGCGTGTTGAAAGCAGAAAAAGTCCTGCCTTCTTTCAACAGCTCAGCCTACCAGCCTCAGTGCTCACTCTCATTTTATCACAGCAGGTTAGCCCTTTACTGTTTGTCCTCTGGGCTGATTGTGGatcaaactgaaacacaaatacaatttgTTACATAGCTCATCATtgtcttgttcattttttttccagcaaattGACTAAATAATAaagattttcagtcatttattattattttattatgcaGCAAGACTGGCCTGTAGAAGTATATTGGAACTCACAGAAGTTTATTTCACAGTCATTTGATTGAAAAATATGGAAGAATTAGTAAAGTTCTGCTTTTTAGAATTAAGTGTCGAAGCTCTTAAGATAATTAGAATCTAAACTGCATAAGGTTGGTAAACGTAAGACTCTTATGTCCAAAGTGTCCTCGTTTTGTTCAGGACATCCACTTAGATGAGACATCCCATTGTGTCCATCCAGCTTTCCATGTCTTTCTtttggctgcaggttctggATCAGCTTTTATTGTTCACAGGTTTGTCTCCAGAGTTCTTTAAAGTAGGTTTCATTCTGACAgtgtaaaaaaatctgtacaagAGTCTTAGCctataaactaataaaaatatgcacaaacaaTTTTTCATAtccataaaaaatgcatttgtttttatacCATCTATAAACTTTGAAATGGCAATAATATGGCATTTTAAAATTGCTACAATAtcagtgtgaacattttctgtttgatcAGAATTAGAATATTAGTTGTATTTGGATGAATAGGGGTGTTCATGCTGTGGAAAAAGTATATATGCAGAGAAATGGATCTGCAACCCATTATATTgcaaatgcacattttccatTATCCAGGTCATAAACATATCACTGTCTGGAATCTACCACCTACTCGTTCACTACAAAAAGAGAGAGCGCGTCAGGTCTTTGCATATACAAAGCTGTTGTACATGTTTGTGAGCATGCGCTCTCCTCTTCCAGCTTCTTTAACACAAACAATATGTGGAGTGCAGGTTACAGAGAGCATCTTCTTATGCACTGCTTTTTGTTCGGAACCAATCTGAGCTAACGATTCATCACTGAatgctgccaaaaataaaaaataaaaaaaaataaaaaactcctTAAAATAAAGACACGGCTCAGATATCAgtaattttcatgtttattcatGTTTATACATCCTGTATCAGTTCACTCTACATGCATGTCTCAAACGCACGATCTTGAAGAACTCCTGGAGCAGAATAACGTTATACTATCATAATAGTCTGCGTGTTCACTCATGTAAATACGGTAATCTTAATAAAACTATTTCACTTTTAGAAAGTATTTCCTTTCTGAAACGTAAATGACCAACATGGTTATATCCTCTGTTACAACCCGACTGTCTAGGGTAGTTGGATGGCAACTAAAGAAAGCAAAACCAATGGTGATTCACAGAGTGGATGGCTGTAATTTATTTTGGTCAAAGTAGATTGGCAATAAGATACAAAAATGTGAGGGAATTAAATGCGGATGGGTGctactgaaaggaaaaaaaaagaacaaaacataacCTAAAGGGTccgtgtacgtgtgtgtgtgtgtgtgtgtgtgtgtgtgtgtgtgtgtgtgtgtgtgtgtgtgtgtgtgtgtgtgtgtgtgtgtgtgtgtgtgtgtgtatgattcCAGCATGTGATTACAAAGTGATGATGGGCGCCTGCTTGATtctcacaaaagaaaaacaataagttGAATAAAACGTAATTAAAACTTACTAGCAACCTCAAACATTAtgcttttgaatcattttattcatatttcctTCAACTGAACTTCAACACACTGTAATAAACACCTTTAAAATGCAAACCTTCAACAGAATATCGAAGTAAACAGATTAAAGCTGCTAAAGTGGAACCATGATGCTCATTTAACACCACATATAAGGGTGGTCTGGGATGACTCATGCATCAGACACGCTGTGGATAGTGGCGAAAATAAGGCTGGAAAGCTGTGAGCGTCATCCAGTGACCACTGCAGCGTAAACAACTATCAATGAGAGTGAAAGCCATTCACCataaaaagattcatgttttttggtattaaatattacatttagatGCACCACATCTTTACTGAGAACAGATTTAGTTCACTTCATACTAAACAGGGGTGCGTCCCTCCCATAAATACATTCTCTCATCACAGCAGACTTATCAGAGTAAAAGCACACTGCATTGAGGTGCATCCCCAGCTTCTTAAGATTCATAGAGATGAGATCACTATCATAGTAAGTAGGTGCTAACTGCCAGTGCAGATCCATTTCAAGGCCGGCAGACAACCTGTCcaggagcagcagctcctcctttAGGAGATGAAAGTGCAGAGAGGCTACATGCTGCTGGGACATAAAATAAAGGCTGATGGCTCGCTTTAAAATGTGGCTCAGTCTGCTCAGCCAGTGGACATTTTTATACACTAAATGATGTAATGATGAAATCTAAGTGGTGCCAATTCAtcatttaatgcagtttttttttattcctgaagAAAATATTTGCATCTCACTGCTGTAGTGTGCATGAGCTGCTGTTTAGACTTAATATGCATAAAGTAATAACAAATGACATACAATTACTTTACCCTTTTGAATAGAATATTCCTTTATATTCTGTCAACGAAACAAAGTTATCTAAAACAATTTGGGACTTCTTCCCAGTGAGCTCCACAGTTCATGCCTCAGTTGTCTCAATGCAAAGACAATCCATTCTTTAAGCTGCCTCCTCCACTTCTCTCCAACTATTCTTCATGTTTTAAGTCACTTTAAGAGGATCAACcagcaaataaataattaaataaaagtgtTATGTCCTGGTATTGTATGTATATACCTCAGGTTTGCTCTGAGGTAAACTAACAAAATGAGGAGAAGCACATTAGCTCAAAAGCCTGTCCTACCTCCCAGAGTGAACTGCGACATGGTCCCTTCAGTTTGCTGTGTGGAGTCAGTGTGTGAGCTGGTTATTGCAGCTCTCCATCGTCAGAGCGCACAGACCTGCAGCCTCCAGCCAATAGCTGCGCTGGCTCACAGAGCTTTTATTTCAGCGCCTCTGACTGCGTGTTGGAAGCAGAAAAGGTCCTGCCTTCTTTCGAACAGCTCAGCCTACCAGCCTCAGTGCTCACTCTCATTTTATCACAGCAGGTTAGCCCTTTACTGTTTGTCCTCTGGGCTGATTGTGGatcaaactgaaacacaaatacaatttgTTACATAGCTCATCATtgtcttgttcatttttttccagcaaattGACTAAATAATAaagattttcagtcatttattattattttattatgcaGCAAGACTGGCCTGTAGAAGTATATTGGAACTCACAGAAGTTTATTTAACAGTCATTTGATTGAAAAATATGGAAGAATTAGTAAagttctgctttttttaaattaagtgtCGAAGCTCTTAAGATAATTAGAATCTAAACTGCATAAGGTTGGTAAACGTAAGACTCTTATGTCCAAAGTGTCCTCGTTTTGTTCAGAACATCCACTTAGATGAGACATCCCATTGTGTCCATCCAGCTTTCCATGTCTTTCTtttggctgcaggttctggATCAGCTTTTATTGTTCACAGGTTTGTCTCCAGAGTTCTTTAAAGTAGGTTTCATTCTGACAgtgtaaaaaaatctgtacaagAGTCTTAGCctataaactaataaaaatatgcacaaacaaTTTTTCATAtccataaaaaatgcatttgtttttatacCATCTATACACTTTGAAATGGCAATAATATGGCATTTTAAAATTGCTACAATAtcagtgtgaacattttctgtttgatcAGAATTAGAATATTACTTAGTTGTATTTGGATGAATAGGGGTGTTCATGCTGTGGAAAAAGTATATATGCAGAGAAATGGATCTGCAACCCATTATATTgcaaatgcacattttccatTATCCAGGTCATAAACATATCACTGTCTGGAATCTACCACCTACTCGTTCACTACAAAAAGAGAGAGCGCGTCAGGTCTTTGCATATACAAAGCTGTTGTACATGTTTGTGAGCATGCGCTCTCCTCTTCCAGCTTCTTTAACACAAACAATATGTGGAGTGCAGGTTACAGAGAGCATCTTCTTATGCACTGCTTTTTGTTCGGAACCAATCTGAGCTAACGATTCATCACTGAatgctgccaaaaaaaaaaaaaaaaaaaaaaaactccttaaAATAAAGACACGGCTCAGATATCAgtaattttcatgtttattcatGTTTATACATCCTGTATCAGTTCACTCTACATGCATGTCTCAAAGGCACGATCTTGAAGACCTCCTGGAGCAGAATAACGTTATACTATCATAATAGTCTGCGTGTTCACTCATGTAAATACGGTAATCTTAATAAAACTATTTCT
This genomic interval carries:
- the LOC111577668 gene encoding synaptotagmin-5, yielding MSQFTLGVHLQILLAVGLAVFCYCLVLGCILCCRRKKSISSDDKEAVFLSPHPAERVAVTLTPSLCTQPVKQQYEELDGDVLDFPSSKSSSSPSEDDLTALPFDRSPTRSAELVQSRSSFPMRRLSTPAAPCSPNKPQSHGRASLPSITKLSFVSKSRRAMGRRSTVSGESFVYSESSCLTAAAARSPVQQGEASLSQYGSNSVSILSKSAPVLHFSLLFSSACGNLVVNILGLLGASRRRSGMFVRASLPPLCPSPQQIASRRRSLSPELHSQSFVLQVGTVEELRTCTLRLAVYSRDFSGLREAALGVLELPCEQMDWEPDTTATYTRQLNPTKSKLKKSVSSQETLGRRKSSVCVPRALGQLFILLQYQTLAQRIKVMVRKAENLAKLTRIPGAPEHYVVINLRQDGKVIGTKETKGASGANPIWNAPFLFDLPPGDITQLPLVLEFIIMQGRLYTKSSILGRVLIGSDASEAGQGHWKEMCSRGQMETARWHTIQSDLL